One genomic region from Streptomyces sp. NBC_01431 encodes:
- a CDS encoding HAMP domain-containing protein → MESGAAARGVGTRAKDEQSRTQQARSGKQRGGNGTTEVDTAALQRLLAALASMRDGNFRKRLTVSGDGVMTEIAAVFNEVADRNLHLTGEIARVRRMVGREGKLTERLENGACEGSWAAAIDASNALVDDLARPVSEVGRVLSAVAEGDLEQRMDLRSHGSDGAERPLRGEFLKVGRTVNNLVDQLSAFTDEVTRVALEVGTEGKLGGQAQVRGMSGSWKDLTDSVNTMAYRLTAQVRDIALVTTAVAKGDLSRKVTVHVAGEMLQLKNTVNTMVDQLSSFSSEVTRVAREVGTEGELGGQAQVPGVAGVWKDLTDSVNVMATNLTAQVRGIAQVTTAVASGDLSQKVTVNARGEVAQLAETINQMTETLRTFADEVTRVANEVGAEGLLGGQAQVPGAAGTWKDLTDSVNTVFRNLTTQVRDIAQVTTAVASGDMSQKVTVDVAGEMLELKNTVNTMVDQLQSFGSEVTRVAREVGIEGRLGGQAEVPGAAGTWKDLTDSVNTAFRNLTGQVRDIAQVTTAVANGDLSQKVTVDVAGEMLELKNTVNTMVAQLSSFADQVTRMARDVGTEGRLGGQARVDGVSGTWKELTDSVNFMAGNLTSQVRQIAQVTTAVARGDLSQKIDVDARGEMLELKNTINTMVDQLSAFAEQVTRVAREVGTDGRLGGQAQVPGVAGVWRDLTDSVNGMAGNLTAQVRNIAQVATAVARGDLSQKIDVDARGEILELKNTLNTMVDQLSNFAEQVTRVAREVGTEGILGGQAEVQGVSGTWKDLTQSVNFMANNLTSQVRNIAEVTTAVAEGDLSKKITVDSKGEILELVTTVNTMVDQLSNFADEVTRVAREVGTEGILGGQARVRGVTGIWKDLSDNVNLMAANLTTQVRNISRVSAAVANGDLTKKVTVEARGEVAELADTVNTMVTTLSSFAEQVTKVAREVGTDGILGGQARVPGVSGTWKDLTESVNSMADNLTGQVRQIATVTTAIAQGDLTKKIDIDARGEIQELKNTINTMVDQLSSFGQEVTRVAREVGTEGQLGGHARVRDVDGTWRDLTESVNEMAGNLTRQVRAIAAVATAVTRGDLNLKIDVDAAGEIQALQDNINTMIANLRDTTVANKEQDWLKGNLARISGLMQGRRDLDDVASLIMSELTPVVSAQHGAFFLALPTGGGSEVSGDGEGSYELRMRGSYGYSAGSMPTSFRPGETLIGTAAEEKRTILVENVPPGYLKISSGLGEAPPAHVIVLPVLFEGKVLGVIELASFQPFTHIQKDFLNQIAEMIATSVNTISVNSKTEVLLKQSQELTEQLRERSAELENRQRALQASNAELEEKAELLAQQNRDIEVKNTEIEEARQVLEERAEQLAVSMRYKSEFLANMSHELRTPLNSLLILAKLLADNADANLTPKQVEFAETIHGAGSDLLQLINDILDLSKVEAGKMDVSPTRIALVQLVDYVEATFRPLTAEKGLDFSVRVSPELPATLHTDEQRLLQVLRNLLSNAVKFTDSGAVELVIRPAGSDVPDAIREQLLESGSLRDADADLIAFSVTDTGIGIAAGKMRVIFEAFKQADGTTSRKYGGTGLGLSISREIARLLGGEIHAASEPGRGSTFTLYLPFHLSELSPQGYPQLVPGGMEPSAALALEGVRPDAGEHNGGPHAGPGEGQPGTAGLFRRRRKALGSDGRTSSGGQSAAGSDDWAAAEPERTPARSFHFAGEKVLIVDDDVRNVFALTSVLEQHGLSVLYAENGREGIEVLEQHEDTAVVLMDIMMPEMDGYATTSAIRRMPQFAGLPIVALTAKAMKGDREKAIESGASDYVTKPVDPDHLLSVMEQWMSGK, encoded by the coding sequence GTGGAGTCTGGCGCAGCAGCGCGGGGCGTAGGCACGCGCGCGAAGGACGAGCAGTCCCGGACTCAACAGGCCCGGAGCGGCAAGCAACGCGGGGGCAATGGGACGACCGAGGTGGACACCGCTGCACTGCAGCGGCTGCTCGCGGCGCTGGCGTCGATGCGGGACGGGAACTTCCGCAAGAGGCTGACGGTCTCCGGCGACGGCGTGATGACGGAGATCGCCGCCGTCTTCAACGAGGTCGCGGACCGGAACCTGCATCTGACCGGCGAGATCGCCCGGGTGCGCAGGATGGTCGGGCGCGAGGGGAAGCTGACCGAGCGGCTTGAGAACGGGGCCTGCGAAGGGTCCTGGGCTGCCGCGATCGACGCCTCGAACGCGCTGGTGGACGATCTCGCGCGGCCGGTCTCGGAGGTCGGGCGGGTGCTTTCGGCGGTTGCCGAGGGTGATCTGGAACAGCGGATGGACCTGCGTTCGCACGGCAGCGACGGCGCCGAGCGGCCGCTGCGCGGTGAGTTCCTCAAGGTCGGGCGGACCGTCAACAACCTGGTCGACCAGCTGTCGGCCTTCACCGACGAGGTGACGCGGGTCGCCCTTGAGGTCGGCACGGAGGGCAAGCTCGGCGGCCAGGCCCAGGTGCGCGGTATGTCGGGTTCCTGGAAAGATCTGACGGATTCCGTCAACACCATGGCGTACCGGCTGACCGCACAGGTACGTGACATTGCTCTCGTTACGACGGCGGTCGCCAAGGGCGATCTGTCGCGCAAGGTCACGGTGCACGTGGCCGGCGAGATGCTCCAGCTGAAGAACACCGTGAACACGATGGTCGACCAGCTGTCCTCCTTCTCCTCCGAGGTGACCCGCGTGGCGCGCGAGGTCGGCACCGAGGGTGAGCTGGGCGGTCAGGCGCAGGTGCCGGGCGTGGCCGGGGTGTGGAAGGACCTCACCGACTCCGTCAACGTGATGGCGACGAACCTGACCGCACAGGTGCGCGGGATCGCCCAGGTGACGACGGCCGTGGCCAGCGGCGACCTGTCGCAGAAGGTCACCGTCAACGCGCGCGGCGAGGTCGCGCAGCTGGCGGAGACCATCAACCAGATGACCGAGACGCTGCGTACGTTCGCGGACGAGGTCACCCGGGTCGCCAACGAGGTCGGCGCGGAGGGCCTGCTCGGTGGGCAGGCGCAGGTGCCCGGTGCTGCGGGCACCTGGAAGGACCTGACGGATTCCGTCAACACCGTCTTCCGCAATCTGACGACCCAGGTGCGGGACATCGCGCAGGTGACGACGGCGGTCGCCAGCGGTGACATGAGCCAGAAGGTCACCGTCGACGTGGCCGGCGAGATGCTGGAGCTGAAGAACACCGTCAACACGATGGTCGACCAGCTCCAGTCGTTCGGTTCAGAGGTGACCCGGGTGGCGCGCGAGGTCGGCATCGAGGGCCGGCTGGGCGGGCAGGCGGAAGTACCCGGTGCCGCGGGGACGTGGAAGGACCTGACGGATTCCGTCAACACCGCGTTCCGTAACCTCACCGGTCAGGTGCGCGACATCGCCCAGGTGACGACGGCGGTCGCCAACGGCGACCTGTCGCAGAAGGTCACCGTCGATGTCGCGGGCGAGATGCTGGAGTTGAAGAACACCGTCAACACGATGGTGGCGCAGCTGTCGTCGTTCGCCGACCAGGTCACGCGGATGGCGCGGGACGTGGGCACCGAGGGCCGCCTCGGCGGCCAGGCGCGGGTCGACGGCGTGTCCGGCACCTGGAAGGAACTCACCGACTCCGTCAACTTCATGGCGGGAAACCTGACTTCACAGGTGCGTCAGATCGCCCAGGTGACGACGGCGGTGGCGCGCGGTGACCTGTCGCAGAAGATCGACGTGGACGCGCGCGGCGAGATGCTGGAGTTGAAGAACACCATCAACACGATGGTCGACCAGCTCTCGGCCTTCGCCGAGCAGGTCACCCGGGTCGCCCGCGAGGTGGGCACCGACGGCCGTCTCGGCGGGCAGGCGCAGGTGCCCGGCGTCGCCGGGGTGTGGCGTGACCTGACGGACTCCGTGAACGGCATGGCCGGCAACCTCACGGCGCAGGTGCGCAACATCGCCCAGGTCGCCACGGCGGTGGCGCGCGGTGACCTGTCGCAGAAGATCGACGTGGACGCCCGCGGCGAGATCCTGGAACTGAAGAACACCCTCAACACGATGGTGGACCAGCTGTCCAACTTCGCCGAGCAGGTCACCCGGGTGGCGCGCGAGGTGGGCACGGAGGGAATTCTGGGCGGTCAGGCCGAGGTGCAGGGCGTGTCCGGCACCTGGAAGGACCTCACCCAGTCCGTCAACTTCATGGCGAACAACCTGACTTCACAGGTGCGCAACATCGCCGAGGTGACGACGGCGGTCGCCGAGGGCGACCTCTCCAAGAAGATCACCGTCGACTCCAAGGGCGAGATCCTGGAGCTGGTGACGACCGTCAACACCATGGTCGACCAGCTGTCCAACTTCGCCGACGAGGTCACCCGAGTCGCCCGTGAGGTGGGCACCGAGGGCATCCTGGGCGGTCAGGCCCGGGTGCGCGGGGTCACCGGCATCTGGAAGGACCTCAGCGACAACGTCAACCTGATGGCGGCGAACCTGACGACCCAGGTGCGCAACATCTCCCGCGTCTCGGCCGCGGTCGCCAACGGTGACCTCACCAAGAAGGTGACGGTCGAGGCGCGCGGCGAGGTCGCCGAGCTCGCCGACACCGTCAACACCATGGTGACGACGCTGTCCTCGTTCGCCGAGCAGGTCACCAAGGTGGCCCGTGAGGTGGGCACGGACGGCATCCTGGGCGGTCAGGCGCGGGTGCCCGGTGTCTCCGGTACGTGGAAGGACCTCACCGAATCGGTGAACTCCATGGCCGACAACCTCACCGGCCAGGTGCGGCAGATCGCCACCGTCACCACCGCAATCGCCCAGGGCGATCTGACCAAGAAGATCGACATCGATGCGCGCGGCGAGATCCAGGAGCTGAAGAACACCATCAACACGATGGTCGACCAGCTGTCCTCGTTCGGTCAGGAGGTCACCCGGGTCGCTCGCGAGGTGGGTACCGAGGGTCAGTTGGGCGGTCACGCCCGGGTGCGCGACGTCGACGGGACCTGGCGCGATCTCACCGAATCGGTGAACGAGATGGCCGGGAACCTGACCCGGCAGGTGCGCGCCATCGCGGCCGTCGCCACGGCGGTGACGCGCGGCGACCTCAATCTGAAGATCGACGTGGACGCGGCGGGCGAGATCCAGGCCCTCCAGGACAACATCAACACCATGATCGCCAACCTGCGCGACACCACCGTCGCCAACAAGGAGCAGGACTGGCTCAAGGGCAACCTCGCCCGCATCTCCGGTCTGATGCAGGGCCGCCGCGACCTGGACGACGTGGCTTCGCTGATCATGAGCGAGCTGACGCCGGTCGTCTCGGCACAGCACGGCGCGTTCTTCCTGGCGCTGCCGACCGGCGGTGGCTCCGAGGTGAGCGGCGACGGCGAGGGATCGTACGAGCTGCGGATGCGCGGGAGTTACGGATACTCCGCCGGTTCGATGCCGACCTCCTTCCGGCCCGGTGAGACGCTGATCGGCACGGCCGCCGAGGAGAAGCGGACCATCCTGGTCGAGAACGTGCCGCCGGGCTACCTCAAGATCTCCTCCGGGCTCGGCGAGGCGCCGCCCGCGCATGTGATCGTGCTGCCGGTGCTCTTCGAGGGGAAGGTCCTCGGAGTGATCGAGCTGGCGTCGTTCCAGCCGTTCACCCACATCCAGAAGGACTTCCTCAACCAGATCGCCGAGATGATCGCGACGAGCGTCAACACCATCTCCGTCAACTCCAAGACCGAGGTGCTGCTCAAGCAGTCCCAGGAGCTCACCGAGCAACTGCGCGAGCGGTCGGCCGAGTTGGAGAACCGGCAGCGGGCGCTTCAGGCCTCCAACGCCGAACTGGAGGAGAAGGCCGAGCTGCTCGCCCAGCAGAACCGCGACATCGAGGTGAAGAACACCGAGATCGAGGAGGCCCGGCAGGTCCTGGAGGAGCGCGCCGAGCAGCTCGCGGTCTCCATGCGCTACAAGTCGGAGTTCCTGGCGAACATGTCGCACGAGCTGCGCACGCCGCTCAACTCCCTGCTCATTCTCGCCAAGTTGCTCGCCGACAACGCGGACGCGAACCTCACGCCCAAGCAGGTCGAGTTCGCCGAGACGATCCACGGGGCGGGCTCCGACCTGCTCCAGCTGATCAACGACATCCTCGACCTCTCCAAGGTCGAGGCCGGCAAGATGGACGTCTCGCCGACCAGGATCGCGCTGGTCCAGCTGGTCGACTATGTGGAAGCGACCTTCCGCCCGCTGACGGCGGAGAAGGGCCTCGACTTCTCCGTACGGGTCTCGCCCGAGCTGCCCGCGACGCTGCACACCGACGAGCAGCGCCTCCTGCAGGTGCTGCGCAACCTGCTGTCCAACGCGGTGAAGTTCACCGACAGCGGCGCCGTGGAGCTCGTCATCCGCCCGGCCGGTTCCGACGTCCCCGACGCCATCAGGGAACAGCTCCTGGAGTCGGGCTCGCTGCGCGACGCCGACGCCGACCTGATCGCTTTCTCGGTCACCGACACCGGCATCGGGATCGCGGCCGGCAAGATGCGGGTCATCTTCGAGGCGTTCAAGCAGGCGGACGGCACGACCAGCCGCAAGTACGGCGGTACCGGCCTCGGCCTCTCCATCAGCCGGGAGATCGCGCGGCTGCTCGGCGGTGAGATCCACGCGGCCAGCGAGCCGGGGCGCGGCTCCACCTTCACCCTGTATCTCCCGTTCCATCTCAGCGAGTTGTCCCCGCAGGGCTATCCGCAGCTCGTCCCCGGCGGCATGGAGCCGTCGGCGGCCCTCGCCCTCGAAGGCGTACGCCCCGACGCGGGCGAGCACAACGGTGGCCCGCACGCCGGGCCGGGGGAGGGGCAGCCCGGGACGGCCGGGTTGTTCAGGCGGCGGCGCAAGGCACTGGGCTCGGACGGCCGGACGTCGAGTGGCGGACAGTCCGCCGCCGGAAGCGACGACTGGGCGGCGGCCGAACCTGAGCGGACGCCCGCGCGGAGCTTCCACTTCGCCGGCGAGAAGGTGCTGATCGTCGACGACGACGTACGCAATGTCTTCGCGCTCACCAGCGTCCTGGAACAGCACGGGCTGTCGGTGCTGTACGCGGAGAACGGGCGGGAGGGCATCGAGGTCCTGGAACAGCACGAGGACACCGCCGTCGTGCTGATGGACATCATGATGCCCGAGATGGACGGCTATGCCACGACCTCGGCGATTCGCCGGATGCCGCAGTTCGCCGGGCTGCCGATCGTCGCGCTGACCGCGAAGGCAATGAAGGGGGACCGCGAGAAGGCCATCGAGTCGGGAGCTTCCGACTATGTGACGAAGCCGGTCGACCCGGACCATTTGCTCTCCGTCATGGAGCAGTGGATGAGCGGAAAATGA
- a CDS encoding SpoIIE family protein phosphatase, which translates to MGLLIPGGHVPEPRQGDPGVETRTRSSVITARAAASFDPVGRSVATARAFVRDTLQGWGYADVVDDAVVLTSELVTNAVVHAGTKADVLCLRSEDGVRVEVADHYPEREIPLLGSPADIAGPDRENGRGLLLCAALASRWGVEYTPARKNVWFQLDLPERSVGTRSAGPALPTALLPVTDGRVRVAVVQIDRAGAVRAWNEDAEELFGYPADQVTGKALTDFAAWPHTPGTSTGIVEALQLSRWEGSYGIRGADGRVVPVYASHLRVRDAEGEPSTVCLLVRDDERAVLQTPVRQPATDPAAHGDNRNLDPFEVFIGSPAPEDLDGLLQRTVERARDMLDGDSAFLLLATDDETELEVRATTGLPSARQRFARVPVEAGTGRYGSARMPAVHEDLAAVPGAVPLLESTGMRSVVTVPLKVEGRLTGSLGVAAESPGRYSNEEALRLQFAADRIALAVESARLGELERLRRGSLSFLVEASDLLAGTLDRDQTLALMAQMTVPTLATWCAVYTIADQASDPYLSYVLHEDEERIDGLKALLAKIDPPEPVPTPGARVWLAPSEAAHQDALRVSMRDLGRSGSPHVGGGIGTTLSTAAAVGGETVVLPLVARNRVIGMLTLGKPSDDHFRQEILELAEDLSRRAALALDNARLYSERMAISRSLQRSLLPPGLPQIPGVEVEVIYRAAGEGNEVGGDFYDLFPIRDGAYGFAIGDVCGTGPEAAAVTGLARHALRLLAREGFGGPAVLERLNAAILDEGARSRFLTLLYGELWPQEDGSAILKIVCAGHPLPLRLRQDGTVEPAAEPQPLLGVMEDLELYEQTITLDPGDVLLCVTDGITERREGTRMLGDDGLTDVLATCTGLTAGAVAARVLRAVERFAAEPASDDMAILALRIPEQDKR; encoded by the coding sequence ATGGGACTGTTGATTCCCGGAGGGCACGTTCCGGAGCCCCGCCAAGGAGATCCGGGCGTCGAGACGCGTACGAGGAGTTCTGTGATCACCGCGCGGGCGGCAGCCAGCTTCGACCCTGTCGGGCGGTCGGTCGCGACCGCCCGCGCCTTCGTCCGGGACACCCTCCAGGGATGGGGGTATGCGGACGTCGTGGACGACGCCGTGGTCCTGACCAGCGAGCTCGTCACCAACGCGGTCGTCCACGCCGGTACCAAGGCGGACGTCCTGTGCCTGCGCTCCGAGGACGGCGTACGCGTAGAAGTGGCCGACCACTACCCCGAACGTGAGATTCCGCTCCTCGGGTCCCCCGCCGACATCGCGGGACCCGACCGCGAGAACGGCCGCGGACTGCTGCTCTGCGCCGCCCTCGCCTCCCGCTGGGGCGTCGAGTACACACCGGCCAGGAAGAACGTCTGGTTCCAACTCGACCTCCCCGAGCGCTCGGTGGGCACCCGCTCCGCGGGCCCGGCCCTCCCCACGGCGCTGCTTCCCGTCACCGACGGCAGGGTCCGCGTCGCGGTCGTCCAGATCGACCGCGCCGGCGCCGTGCGCGCCTGGAACGAGGACGCCGAGGAGCTGTTCGGCTACCCGGCCGACCAGGTCACCGGCAAGGCCCTCACCGACTTCGCCGCCTGGCCGCACACCCCCGGCACCTCCACCGGCATCGTGGAGGCCCTCCAACTCTCGCGCTGGGAAGGCAGTTACGGGATAAGAGGCGCCGACGGCCGTGTGGTCCCCGTGTACGCATCCCACCTGCGCGTGCGCGACGCCGAGGGCGAGCCCTCCACGGTCTGCCTGCTGGTGCGCGACGACGAGCGGGCGGTGCTCCAGACCCCCGTCCGCCAGCCCGCCACCGACCCCGCCGCCCATGGCGACAACCGTAACCTCGACCCGTTCGAGGTCTTCATCGGATCCCCCGCCCCCGAAGACCTCGACGGCCTGCTCCAGCGCACCGTCGAACGCGCCCGCGACATGCTGGACGGCGACTCCGCCTTCCTGCTGCTCGCCACCGACGACGAGACGGAGCTGGAGGTACGGGCCACCACCGGGCTCCCCTCCGCCCGCCAGCGCTTCGCCCGCGTCCCCGTGGAGGCGGGCACCGGACGGTACGGCTCGGCGCGGATGCCCGCCGTCCACGAGGACCTCGCGGCCGTCCCCGGCGCCGTGCCGCTCCTCGAAAGCACCGGCATGCGCTCGGTCGTCACTGTTCCGCTCAAGGTCGAGGGCCGCCTCACCGGCTCGCTCGGTGTGGCCGCGGAGTCCCCCGGCCGCTACTCCAACGAGGAGGCACTGCGCCTCCAGTTCGCCGCCGACCGCATCGCCCTGGCCGTCGAATCGGCTCGCCTGGGCGAGCTGGAACGCCTGCGCAGAGGCTCGTTGAGCTTCCTGGTCGAGGCCTCCGACCTCCTGGCCGGCACCCTGGACCGCGACCAGACGCTGGCCCTCATGGCCCAGATGACGGTCCCGACCCTGGCCACCTGGTGCGCCGTCTACACCATCGCCGACCAGGCCTCCGACCCGTACCTCTCCTACGTCCTGCACGAGGACGAGGAACGCATCGACGGCCTCAAGGCCCTCCTCGCCAAGATCGACCCCCCGGAGCCGGTACCCACCCCGGGCGCCCGGGTCTGGCTCGCGCCCAGCGAGGCCGCGCATCAGGACGCGCTCCGCGTCTCGATGCGCGACCTGGGGCGTTCCGGCAGCCCGCACGTGGGCGGCGGAATCGGCACCACCTTGTCGACCGCGGCCGCCGTCGGCGGGGAAACCGTCGTCCTGCCGCTCGTGGCCCGCAACCGCGTCATCGGCATGCTGACCCTTGGCAAACCGTCGGACGACCATTTCCGTCAGGAGATCCTCGAACTCGCCGAGGACCTCTCCCGCCGGGCCGCCCTCGCGCTCGACAACGCCCGCCTCTACTCCGAGCGCATGGCCATCAGCCGCTCCCTCCAGCGCAGCCTGCTCCCGCCAGGCCTGCCCCAGATCCCGGGCGTCGAGGTCGAGGTGATCTACCGTGCGGCCGGCGAGGGCAACGAGGTGGGCGGTGACTTCTACGACCTCTTCCCCATCCGCGACGGCGCGTACGGCTTCGCCATCGGCGACGTCTGCGGTACGGGCCCGGAGGCCGCCGCGGTCACCGGCCTGGCCCGGCACGCCCTGCGCCTGCTCGCCCGCGAGGGCTTCGGCGGCCCCGCCGTCCTGGAGCGCCTCAACGCGGCGATCCTCGACGAAGGGGCCCGCAGTCGCTTCCTCACCCTTCTCTACGGCGAGTTGTGGCCACAGGAGGACGGCAGCGCCATCCTGAAGATCGTCTGCGCCGGCCATCCGCTGCCGCTGCGCCTGCGCCAGGACGGCACCGTCGAACCGGCCGCCGAACCCCAGCCCCTCCTCGGCGTCATGGAGGACCTGGAGCTGTACGAGCAGACGATCACGCTGGACCCCGGTGACGTCCTGCTGTGCGTGACCGACGGGATCACCGAGCGCCGCGAGGGCACGCGCATGCTCGGCGACGACGGCCTCACCGACGTCCTCGCCACGTGCACGGGCCTCACCGCCGGCGCCGTCGCAGCCCGCGTACTGCGCGCGGTAGAGCGATTCGCCGCCGAACCGGCCTCCGACGACATGGCGATCCTGGCCCTGCGCATCCCGGAACAGGACAAGCGATAA
- a CDS encoding ribonuclease J: MSHPHPELGTPPKLPKNGLRVTPLGGLGEIGRNMTVFEFGGRLLIVDCGVLFPEEEQPGIDLILPDFSSIRDRLDDIEGIVLTHGHEDHIGGVPYLLREKPDIPLIGSKLTLALIEAKLQEHRIRPYTLEVAEGDRERLGPFDCEFVAVNHSIPDALAVAIRTPAGMAVATGDFKMDQLPLDGRLTDLHAFARLSEEGIDLLLSDSTNAEVPGFVPPERDISNVLRTVFANADKRIIVASFASHVHRIQQILDAAHEYGRRVAFVGRSMVRNMGIARDLGYLKVPAGLVVDVKTLDDLPDDEVVLVCTGSQGEPMAALSRMANRDHQIRIVQGDTVILASSLIPGNENAVYRVINGLTRWGANVVHKGNAKVHVSGHASAGELLYFYNICKPKNLMPVHGEWRHLRANAELGALTGVPKNHIVIAEDGVVVDLVDGTARIVGKVQAGYVYVDGLSVGDVTESSLKDRRILGDEGIISVYVVVDSSSGKITSGPHIQARGSGIEDSAFGPVVGKIEEALNRSAQDGVVEPHQLQQLIRRSVGKWVSDTYRRRPMILPVVVEV, translated from the coding sequence TTGAGTCATCCGCATCCTGAACTCGGCACCCCGCCGAAGCTTCCCAAGAACGGCCTGCGCGTCACACCGCTCGGCGGTCTCGGCGAAATCGGCCGGAACATGACCGTCTTCGAGTTCGGCGGCCGCCTGCTCATCGTCGACTGCGGCGTCCTCTTCCCCGAGGAGGAGCAGCCCGGCATCGACCTGATCCTGCCGGACTTCAGCTCCATCCGGGACCGCCTCGACGACATCGAGGGCATCGTGCTGACGCACGGCCACGAGGACCACATCGGCGGCGTCCCGTACCTGCTCCGCGAGAAGCCGGACATCCCGCTGATCGGCTCCAAGCTGACCCTCGCGCTCATCGAGGCCAAGCTCCAGGAGCACCGCATCCGCCCGTACACGCTGGAGGTCGCCGAGGGCGACCGCGAGCGCCTGGGCCCCTTCGACTGCGAGTTCGTCGCGGTCAACCACTCCATCCCGGACGCCCTCGCGGTCGCCATCCGCACCCCCGCGGGCATGGCCGTCGCGACCGGCGACTTCAAGATGGACCAGCTCCCGCTCGACGGCCGTCTCACCGACCTGCACGCCTTCGCGCGGCTGAGCGAGGAGGGCATCGACCTCCTCCTCTCCGACTCGACGAACGCCGAGGTCCCCGGCTTCGTGCCGCCGGAGCGGGACATCTCCAACGTCCTGCGCACCGTCTTCGCCAACGCCGACAAGCGCATCATCGTGGCCAGCTTCGCCAGCCACGTGCACCGCATCCAGCAGATCCTGGACGCAGCGCACGAGTACGGCCGCCGGGTCGCCTTCGTCGGCCGTTCGATGGTCCGCAACATGGGCATCGCGCGCGACCTCGGCTACCTGAAGGTCCCGGCCGGCCTCGTCGTCGACGTCAAGACGCTGGACGACCTGCCGGACGACGAGGTCGTACTGGTCTGCACGGGTTCGCAGGGCGAGCCCATGGCCGCGCTGTCCCGGATGGCCAACCGCGACCACCAGATCCGGATCGTCCAGGGCGACACCGTGATCCTCGCGTCGTCCCTCATCCCGGGCAACGAGAACGCGGTCTACCGCGTCATCAACGGCCTGACCCGCTGGGGCGCCAACGTCGTCCACAAGGGCAACGCCAAGGTGCACGTCTCGGGTCACGCCTCGGCCGGCGAGCTGCTGTACTTCTACAACATCTGCAAGCCGAAGAACCTGATGCCGGTCCACGGCGAATGGCGCCACCTGCGGGCGAACGCGGAGCTCGGAGCCCTCACGGGCGTGCCGAAGAACCACATCGTCATCGCCGAGGACGGCGTGGTGGTCGACCTGGTCGACGGCACCGCGCGGATCGTCGGCAAGGTCCAGGCGGGCTACGTGTACGTCGACGGCCTCTCGGTCGGCGACGTGACGGAGTCCTCCCTGAAGGACCGCCGCATCCTCGGTGACGAGGGCATCATCTCGGTGTACGTGGTGGTTGACTCCAGCAGCGGCAAGATCACCAGTGGCCCGCACATCCAGGCGCGCGGTTCCGGCATCGAAGATTCGGCGTTCGGCCCCGTGGTCGGGAAGATCGAGGAAGCGCTGAACCGGTCCGCCCAGGACGGCGTGGTCGAGCCGCACCAGCTCCAGCAGCTGATCCGCCGCTCGGTGGGCAAGTGGGTCTCGGACACGTACCGCAGGCGCCCGATGATCCTGCCCGTGGTCGTCGAGGTCTGA
- a CDS encoding DegT/DnrJ/EryC1/StrS family aminotransferase: MLKSAGVAAGDEVIVPAFDSGELARSIVAAGAVPVFADIDPLSYCLAPQAVGAALTSRTCAVVLVHRFGYPADVAPFSELAAGHGVLLLEQREREQQEDRTVADGEMAQRRSRARYLDRRLVGVETPTAAEGHRYQQYVVRVPGNGRPDRDAFARLLRRRGVACEVPVPIPVHRMREFRRDGWMLAETERAADETLALPALDGLSEPELRRLVSVCNALGGLLQPA; the protein is encoded by the coding sequence GTGCTCAAGTCCGCCGGTGTCGCCGCCGGCGACGAGGTGATCGTGCCGGCCTTCGACTCCGGTGAGTTGGCGCGCTCGATCGTCGCGGCCGGGGCCGTGCCGGTGTTCGCCGATATCGATCCGCTCAGTTACTGCCTCGCCCCACAGGCCGTCGGCGCGGCCCTCACGTCCAGGACGTGCGCCGTCGTACTCGTACACCGCTTCGGGTATCCGGCCGATGTCGCCCCGTTCTCCGAACTGGCCGCCGGACATGGGGTGTTGCTCTTGGAGCAGCGGGAGCGGGAACAGCAGGAAGACCGTACCGTCGCGGATGGGGAGATGGCCCAACGACGGTCGCGGGCACGGTACTTGGATCGGCGGCTTGTCGGGGTGGAGACGCCCACGGCAGCCGAGGGGCATCGCTATCAGCAGTACGTCGTGCGAGTTCCCGGCAACGGACGGCCGGACCGGGACGCGTTCGCACGGTTGTTGCGGCGGCGCGGGGTCGCGTGCGAGGTGCCCGTGCCCATTCCCGTACACCGGATGCGGGAGTTCAGGCGGGACGGGTGGATGCTGGCCGAGACGGAGCGGGCCGCTGACGAGACGCTCGCGCTGCCGGCGCTCGACGGGCTTTCGGAGCCGGAATTGCGGCGGTTGGTCTCGGTCTGCAACGCCCTCGGCGGGCTTTTGCAGCCCGCGTAG